The Watersipora subatra chromosome 1, tzWatSuba1.1, whole genome shotgun sequence genome has a window encoding:
- the LOC137407079 gene encoding TLC domain-containing protein 5-like, with amino-acid sequence MQLFGPGLSDEGIASKSLSVFVSVTLWSGQYKLLRLWLTHRRPEWCCRIVSLLHGLIATVLCCYSQLVEGPSMHGVEPGLPNNNTQLFIVKICLGYFLFDITWCLYHQTEAPIMLFHHCLSIFGMVCTVFGGKWGTELIGVIALTEISNPLLQLRWFLKTEGYSRTLLGEIVDFLFIAVFGLCRLGLGGYALIGYLSYPNDDILGRFGAVAIFIVSIIFYYYILGYAYKKYSRMYFGSHKCNGAFHSSDKPQINGGSQVKSSVLASKSQQNGHLKVS; translated from the exons ATGCAGTTATTTGGACCAGGCCTAAGTGATGAGGGAATCGCAAGCAAAAGCTTGAGTGTATTCGTGTCTGTAACACTTTGGTCAGGACAATATAAACTGTTGCGTCTATGGCTGACCCACAGAAGGCCGGAGTGGTGCTGTCGGATTGTTTCGTTACTCCATGGGCTTATAGCGACAGTGCTGTGTTGTTACAGTCAACTTGTTGAAGGACCGTCCATGCATGGTGTCGAACCAG gACTGCCTAACAATAACACCCAGTTATTCATTGTAAAGATTTGCTTAggctatttcctgtttgacATAACATGGTGCCTCTATCATCAGACAGAAG CACCTATCATGCTGTTCCACCATTGTCTCTCCATCTTTGGTATGGTTTGCACTGTGTTCGGCGGCAAGTGGGGCACTGAGCTTATCGGAGTCATCGCCTTAACAGAAATTAGTAACCCCCTCTTACAGCTACGGTGGTTTCTTAAGACTGAAGGCTATAGTAGGACATTACTAGGCGAAATTGTTGATTTCTTGTTCATAGCAGTTTTTGGCCTATGTAGGCTAGGGTTAGGGGGCTATGCATTAATCGGTTATTTGTCTTACCCCAATGATGACATATTAGGTCGGTTTGGCGCTGTCGCTATTTTTATCGTTAgcatcatattttattattatattttaggcTATGCATACAAAAAGTATAGTAGAATGTACTTTGGCTCTCATAAATGTAATGGTGCTTTTCATTCATCTGATAAACCACAGATTAATGGTGGAAGTCAAGTGAAGAGCTCTGTACTTGCCAGTAAATCACAGCAGAATGGTCATTTGAAGGTTAGCTGA
- the LOC137407690 gene encoding uncharacterized protein yields MSLNPSTYRKELLASIKEDGRALADIKLSIEAAKEESTRVGAVKCFTTTEDHEATNWNGKELTENPVEFPAVSLDAQLMYYKIKYLKRYKTHHTSYGVFNVVPAEDYEHCRQEHISGTYYGIQMVNETILYYLKESSSDYPVISRQLIRLSPAVLEAYESWCKKLTPKDDNSRPSPAYYGMEKSITHS; encoded by the exons ATGTCTTTAAATCCTTCCACATACCGTAAAGAATTATTGGCAAGTATAAAG GAAGATGGTCGAGCATTGGCGGATATCAAGCTCTCTATTGAAGCAG ccAAGGAAGAATCCACCAGAGTTGGAGCAGTGAAGTGTTTCACGACAACAGAAGATCATGAAGCTACCAACTGGAATGGCAAGGAGCTTACAGAAAACCCTGTGGAATTTCCTGCTGTCTCACTAGATGCTCAgcttatgtattataaaatcaaGTACCTGAAGCGCTATAAAACACACCATACTAGTTATGGTGTATTTAATGTAGTTCCAGCCGAAGATTACGAACATTGTCGACAGGAGCATATATCTGGAACATATTATGGTATTCAGATGGTAAATGagaccattttatattatcttaaagAGAGTAGCTCTGACTATCCGGTCATTAGTCGGCAACTTATTAGACTGAGTCCAGCTGTACTAGAAGCTTACGAGTCATGGTGTAAGAAGTTGACTCCAAAAGATGACAATAGTAGGCCATCTCCAGCATATTATGGTATGGAAAAATCCATTACGCATAGCTAA
- the LOC137386021 gene encoding ubiquitin carboxyl-terminal hydrolase 30-like, whose amino-acid sequence MIPMEYIFGAGALVGVALYIVFGGDLIPSFSINTSPESNFSAVGLMNLGQTCFFNAVLQALVSCQSFCDWMARESSANGKHCHKNLCDLLHRIINNLKGSRGTDATADTQTLVRLLDEIREHGWVVGQSEQQDAHELFQAIMNLLHSTPESLGRKGVSNPAALEGVELKSNWMAEEDDRVSVIHKYRISQPGPTSVKTPMLGLVASSMTCKRCLFKNSIKYTAFTSLSLHFPPATTYTPYQLDDLLKYYFVSDNVSAVDCENCLERCDFIKEQSIGRMPRCLCLHVQRLGWYGYQEAMKRHDNIKFPSLLDVTCYSQLYKSISSSSAARLLRQPPRLSSRDGHISESHQSSSAGVTDTNISMNGPIKSCNSKDPDDLLKKPHITPVDSNGAAKPSRARSTSFNKSDGRIWYSLVSVIEHRGSEVSGHFVTYRNVSREKGKWLYTSDLDVREVTAEHVHSRPPYMLFYERMDT is encoded by the exons ATGATTCCTATGGAGTACATATTTGGAGCTGGTGCGCTGGTTGGAGTTGCACTCTACATTGTATTTGGGGGAGATCTAATACCTAGCTTTTCTATTAATACATCCCCCG AGTCCAATTTTTCTGCTGTTGGCCTCATGAATCTTGGTCAGACGTGTTTCTTCAATGCCGTGCTGCAAGCTCTTGTATCCTGTCAGTCCTTCTGTGATTGGATGGCTCGAGAATCATCAGCTAATGGCAAACATTGTCATAAAAACTTGTGTGATCTGCTGCATCGTATAATAAATA ACCTGAAAGGGAGCAGAGGCACTGACGCTACTGCTGATACTCAAACATTAGTGAGGTTACTCGATGAGATTAGGGAGCATGGCTGGGTGGTGGGACAGAGTGAACAACAG GATGCTCATGAGCTTTTTCAAGCCATCATGAATCTCTTACACTCTACCCCAGAATCCCTTGGACGGAAAGGTGTGAGTAACCCTGCTGCTCTAGAG GGTGTAGAGCTCAAGTCAAACTGGATGGCTGAAGAAGACGACAGAGTCTCTGTTATACACAAATATCGAATATCTCAACCTGGTCCCACGTCAGTTAAGACCCCGATGCTTGGCCTAGTTGCTAGTAGCATGACCTGTAAACGCTGCCTTTTTAAG AATTCTATTAAATATACTGCATTCACCAGCCTTAGTCTTCATTTCCCACCAGCCACCACCTAC ACGCCATACCAGCTGGATGACTTGCTCAAGTACTACTTTGTATCAGACAATGTTTCAGCCGTGGACTGTGAGAATTGCTTGGAGAGATGTGATTTTATCAAGGAACAAAGTATAGGCAGG ATGCCCAGGTGTTTGTGCCTGCACGTTCAGAGATTGGGCTGGTACGGTTATCAAGAGGCTATGAAGAGACATGACAACATAAAGTTTCCTTCACTCTTGGATGTGACCTGCTATTCACAGCTATATAAATCGATCAGCTCTTCATCAGCTGCCCG CTTGTTGAGGCAGCCACCTAGACTCTCTAGCAGAGATGGTCACATTTCAGAAAGCCACCAAAGTTCATCAGCCGGTGTTACAGATACTAACATCTCGATGAATGGTCCCATAAAGAGTTGTAATAGCAAGGATCCAGATGATCTGCTGAAAAAGCCTCATATTACTCCTGTCGATAGCAATGGTGCTGCAAAGCCTTCACGCGCAAGATCAACATCTTTTAATAAATCCGATGGAAGAATATGGTACTCGCTTGTGTCTGTCATAGAACATAGGGGAAGTGAGGTATCGGGGCATTTTGTGACCTACCGTAATGTGAGCAGGGAAAAGGGCAAGTGGCTATATACATCAGACTTGGATGTGAGGGAAGTCACAGCAGAGCATGTGCATTCAAGGCCACCTTATATGCTTTTCTATGAAAGGATGGACACATAG